Below is a genomic region from Brassica rapa cultivar Chiifu-401-42 chromosome A08, CAAS_Brap_v3.01, whole genome shotgun sequence.
CTTCTTCAAGAAGGATCCAGTTAACGGGGTTGAACTTGAATCTGCCATTAACAATGCTGTCTTCCCTGGTTTGCAGGTTGAGATATTCACCATTCCTTCAAGTTCTCTTGGATATTAATTCTTTAGACTTGGTTAAAAGTTCTTCGTGTTGTATGTTTCTAGGGTGGCCCTCATAACCACACAATTGGAGGATTAGCAGTGTGCTTGAAACATGCACAGTCGCCAGAGTTCAAGGCTTACCAGAAAAGAGTACTCACCCCCTTTTACTTGATCATTAAGCTCTTCTTCACCTGATAGAGTTAAAAAACTTAACTTATAAGAATCGTCTGTTGCTTGTTTAGGTTGTGGCTAACTGTAGGTTTCTAGCTAACCGATTGGTTGAGCTCGGGTTTAAGCTAGTCTCTGGTGGCAGCGATAACCACTTGGTTCTTGTTGATCTTAGACCATTGGTAAGTCCATACAAACTCTATTGATTTCCCCATGCAATAGGCTCTTTTCTCAAATTAGAGAATCACTTATCAATCAATATGCTTTTGGTATGGTTAGGGAATGGATGGTGCACGGGTTGAGAAAATCTTAGACATGGCATCTATTACACTCAACAAGAACTCTGTCCCTGGTGAGAGAGAGCCTCTTCCcttattcttttattttgtttcttcccATCTAAAAAGTTGCTAGTCATTTACTTAATCCTGATTGAAACAAGATTAGTCTTTGGAAGTCATAGAGTGCATTGGATATGTGTGTGAGTTTGATTGTCACAGAGCTATAAAAGTGTGTGTGAAAATGTGAAACAGGGGACAAGAGTGCATTGGTTCCAGGGGGAATAAGGATAGGAACGCCTGCAATGACGACAAGAGGACTGTCAGAGAAAGACTTTGTGGTGGTTGCTGACTTGATCAAGGAAGGAGTGGAGATAACGATGGAAGCAAAGAAGTTGGTGTCGGGAACAAAGCTTGGAGAGTTCACCAAGTTTGTGACATCTCCAGAGTTCCcattgagagagagagtggaGAGTCTCAAGGATAGAGTGGAATCCTTCACCTCTCGTTTCCCCATTCCTGGAGtttgaaaagaagaaaacagaTGATGTCTTGTTGTGTACCTTTTAATTATCTATCATTGACACATTTTTATCTCTTAGGGTTTTATCAGCTCCTTAATCTTGTGTGTGTCCCaagtttcttataaaaaaagatGATTAGAGAAGTTTGAATCTTCAGAATATTTCGTATGGTACACAAAACCCAACAAACTGAAGCAAGAGCCAAGTATATAATTCAGTCTTTACAAATTGCTAACTACAAAACCAAATAATCAAATATCCTTTCGACGGCGTCGTTTAGTCATTTGAGCAGCAGCTCTGACAGACGAATGACCCATTTAATCCGCCCATTACAGGCCCAATAAAACGCCAACTAAACGACGTCGCTTTAGTCGTTGTAAATTTACCCTTTTTATGTCTCTCCCAGATACTGAAAACTAGCAGCGGACCTTGTTGAGCAAATCGGTGAGGAGAGAGAGATcgcaaagagagagagagagatgtctTCGTTTCTGAAATCGTTCCTGGATCCAAAGAAGAACTTCCTAGCTCGTATGCACATGAAAGCCGTCTCCACCCGCCTCCGTAGATACGGTCAGATCTCTCTCTATCCAAATCCCTAATTTTCTCAATCTCGATTTGTGTTTGCTGAGGAGTGAATCTGTTGATTCTGATTATGATTCAGGTCTGAGGTACGACGATACGTACGATCAGTATTACCACATGGACATCAAAGAGGCCCTGAACAGGTTGCCGAGGGAGGTGGTCGACGCCCGTAACCAGCGTCTCAAGCGTGCCATGGATCTCTCCATGAAGCACGAGTACCTTCCCAAGGATCTTCAGGTATTTGATCTTTGATTTTTTGAATAGAGAGAAGAAAAGTGAATTGATTATCCATTACATAATAATTTAGATGCTTGTATAGTTTTACAATGTGTTAAGCTTAAGCTACTTAATAATGTTGAATGTTGTAACTTGTAACTTGAGGATTGTTAATTCTATATACAGGCGGTGCAGACTCCATTCCGTAGCTACCTTCAGGAGATGCTGGCTCTcgtaagtctctctctcttttgatgtttttctttttttttataaaaaaaattagatattccTATTTGACTATAGGAATGGTACAATCGCATTCTTGCGTGTACATGCTTGTTTAGAACTCTGAGATgcatttgatttttgtttgctaTTTGAAGCAAGTTAGCTGTTCTGATCTTCTGTTTTCATATTCCCTCAAGTCTTGCATCAGATAGAATAATACTCTTAATAGTGCTTCATCGTTGCCTACTGTAGCTTCTCCTTTAAACATGGATCATCGTCATCAGTATTCACTGTTATCAATCATcgcttttctttgtttttgcaGGTTGAGAGGGAAAGAAAGGAACGAGAAGCCTTGGGAGCGTTGCCGCTCTACCAGCGCACACTTCCTTAAGAAACCTTTTTCCCCCATTTCTTtcttatgatgatgatcaactCTGTTTTTCTGCATAAAACTCATCTCCTAATGGATGACATTGATATTTTGTTGTTACATTTTCATGTTTGCTGGCTTGAATAAAATCGAAACTCAACTCTGCGTGgctcaatgattttttttttttttcagtttgctTCGTTGTTA
It encodes:
- the LOC103834558 gene encoding cytochrome b-c1 complex subunit 7-1 — encoded protein: MSSFLKSFLDPKKNFLARMHMKAVSTRLRRYGLRYDDTYDQYYHMDIKEALNRLPREVVDARNQRLKRAMDLSMKHEYLPKDLQAVQTPFRSYLQEMLALVERERKEREALGALPLYQRTLP